The genomic window AGTTTCTTTTATTAGAATTTGCATTTAAAATTCTAGAAACAGAAAGGGTTGAGTTTAGAGCGGATAATGAGAATATAAAAAGTATTGATGCTATGAAAAACATAGGCTGCACAACCGAGGGCGTCTTACGAAGCAACTGCCCTAAGACCGATGACACAAGAAGAGACAGCATTGTTTTAAGTATTTTAAAGAACGAATGGAAACGCAAAATTAGGAGTGACCTAAAACAAAAATGTCAGCCATTAGCAGCGTTTATGGAAACAAGCAATTATTAAAACTAAACACAATGACAAATATAAAAGACGACAAGAGTAGTTGGGCGATCGGAGGCGGTCTCATTATTGGGATTGGAGTGGGATTCTTTTTCTTAGATACATCGCCACTCGCCTTTGTTGGATCGATACTAATTGGATTGGGAATTGGACTTTTAATTACATCAATTCTTTCAGTTAGAAAAAAGTAAATAAAATTAATGAAAGTAATATTTGAAAAAATCATACGTTTAGAAGGAAGCTAACTTGTAATATATAATACCTCACACCCATGAAAAAAATAGGAGAATTTTTGAAATCTAAACCTTCAAAAATCACAGGAATTTCAATAGGGATTTTAATACTAATCATTGGTGTGAATTTTATATTAAAATCTTGTGGGTCAAATGAAAAAAAAATAAATTTTACTGTTTCAGTTCCAGCCGCCCCAAACCTTGAAAAACAAGAGAATGTTCCTCCATTATATATAAAATTCAACGGATCGGTATCAAAAATTGAAGATGTTCAAAAAGAGATCGCAACAGGTCTCTTAATTCAACCCAAAATAAAAGGTATTTGGAGCTGGTCTGCTGACAACGAAATCAGCTTTCACCCCGTAGAACAATGGGCTCCGGGTACAGAATATGAGATTGAAATGGATCGGGAATTATTCTCTAAACATATCAAATTAGAAACCTATAATGCAGTGTTTGAAACAAGTCCATTCACTCTTTGGATTGCTTCCAGTCAATTCCATATTGATGTTCTTGACGAAAACATCAAGCAAGTCATTGCAACAGTAAATTTCTCACACCCTATTGATCCGAACGAGTTTGAAAGCCGCGTTTCACTAAAGCCCTATAAACTCGATACCGAAATTCAAACGTTTAAAAACAAAGACTATAAATTCAGTATCACATACGATGATTTTTATAGTACAGCATATGTCTTATCTGAGCCGTTGCCTATTCCTGAAGATGATGTCCAGATGGAACTAACGATCGAAAAAGGGACGAAAAGTTCATGGAAGGGCAATCGTAAATTATCTGAAGTATCCACCAAAGTTATCATTCCAGGGATGCTGAATTTTGTTCGTATTGAATCGATACAACAAACCATTGTAAAAAACAAGGAATATGAGTCTGAACAGTTTTTAGTCATCGACACAAAAGGTAAGATAAGAGCCTCGGATTTACTCAAAAACGCCGAACTCCTTGTGTTACCCATGGACTTGCCTGCTTTGCCTGGACAAGAAAGAATAGAGAATCATCATTGGTATGATGTAAAAAAAATAGGCCCCGAAGTTAGAAAATTAAGTATCTCAGTTCAGCTGACTGCCATGGAATCTGAACACGAATTTGAGAATATTAATAGTTTTAAAATGAATGTCCCGCCATTGCGATACGTCTATTTGAAAATAAAAAAAGGAACTCCTTTTTATGGTAAATATTTTTTATCAAAAGATTATGAGGTCATATTCAGAGTAAGACCTTTCCAAGAAGAACTTGAAATCATGCATGATGGCATCATTCTTTCTTCAACTGGAGAAAAAAAGATTTCGATAATGTCTCAAGGCATAAAACACGTGCGTTTTCAAATAGGGAGAGTCCTTCCAGACCAAATAAATCATCTGATCACACAATCTAACGGAAACCTTACCAATCTCAATTTTAGAAACTGGTTGTTTTCAGAAGATAATATTGTAGAAAATCATATCGAATACAAAAACCTAGAAACACTAGATCCAGGTGAATCCAACTTTTTTTCCTTCGATTTTACAAAATATCTAAAAAAGGGGACTACAGGAAAATCCAGAAATGGGGTATTCTTCTTTAAAGCAATGTCCGAAAAGACCTATACAAATCAAGAAGGAAGTGTAACCGATAAGCGTCTTATTATCGTTAGTGATTTAGGCATTTTAGTCAAAGAGAGTGCCAACCAGCACCGTGATTTGTTTATACAATCTATTAAAACAGGGCTGCCCGTAGCCAATGCAAAAGTGCAAGTTTTGGGTAAAAATGGAATCCCAATCTTGTCATCCTATTCAGATACAAGTGGACATGTGGCTTTTCCTTCTTTGGATAGTTTTAAAGACGAAAAGCAACCCACAGCATTTGTTGTAACCAAAGGTGAGGATTTATCCTTTTTACCTGTAGAAGCCTCTGGGCGCTGGTTAAATTATTCAAAATTTGATATAGGAGGTGTCTATGGATCATCTGACCCCGCTAAATTGAACGCCTATTTATTTTCTGAACGTGGCATCTACCGACCTGGGGATGAATTTAATATTGCTATGATTACTAAATCGGGTGATTGGAGAAGTAACTTGGAGGGTGCACCTGTGGAGGCTAGTATTATTGATCCTAGAGGATTAGAGATTTATAAAAAACGGTTTAAATTAAACAATAGTGGATTTGAAGAAATTAAATACATTACAGAAAACTCATCGCCCACAGGAACCTACCAAATTAATCTTTATACTGTTAAGAATAAGCGGAGGTATCGCAGTATTGGATCTACGACGGTTTCAGTAGAAGAATTCCTTCCAGACCGATTGAGTATTTCGACCGTATTTCCGGGGATTGGTGATAAAGCTTGGGTGTCTCCAGAATGGATCAAAGGTCAAGTAAGCCTTCGGAATCTTTTTGGCTCGCCAGCAAGTGGAAATAAAGTTTCCTCTCGAATCACATTTTCACCGGGCAGAATGCGATTTCCCAAATTTCGAAATTATCGATTTTATGACCCTCTATCATCACGAGTGTCCTATTCTGAAAATCTTCCTGAACAGTTGACCGACGCAGATGGTAAGGCCGTATTTGATTTAAAACTAGACCGATTTGATGCATCAACTTATAATTTAACGTTTATAGCCGATGGCTTTGAGAAAGAAGGTGGTAGAAGTGTCACCTCAGTATCCAATGTTTTAGTCTCACCATTAGAATATTTGATAGGAACTAAAACAAATGGAGACTTGTCTTATATCTATAAAGACTCCGAACGTGCGGTCCAAGTAATTGCTGTTAATTCAAGTTTAAAAAAGACAACCGTATCAGATTTACAGTTTATAGTGAATCGAATCGATCAAATATCCGTACTGACAAAAAAACCGAACGGGATTTACGCTTATAAATCTGTATCTAAAAAAATTCCATTATCCGACGTTCAAAAAAACCTTCCTACCTCCGGACTCAATTTTAACCTCCCAACGAGCGAGCCAGGAAAATATGAACTCATAATTAAAAATAAAGAAGGGGTTCAATTTTCACATCTTAATTTTTCTGTAGTAGGCATGGGGAATCTTTCACGTTCCTTGGATAAAACTGCCGAGTTGGAAATCAAACTAAACAAAACAGATTTCGATTCCGGAGAAGAAATTGAAATCTATGTAAAAGCGCCTTATAAAGGTGCTGGAATTATTACGATTGAAAAAGATAAAGTCTATGCATCGAAATGGTTTGTGAGTGAAACAAACTCATTTCTTACAAAAATCAAAATTCCTAAAGAACTAGAAGGTAATGGCTATATAAACGTTTCATTTGTTCGGGCAGCCGATTCAAAGAATATTTATATCACGCCCCTAAGTTATGGTATTGCACCCTTTGAGATTAGCAAGAAAAAACGAATAAATCCCATTACTTTAGACATTCCTTCAAAGGCAAAATCTGGAGAGGTGTTTCGTATTAAATATAAAACTGAAAAGCCTACTAAAATTGTTGTTTTTGCGGTGGATGAAGGAATTTTACAAGTGGCTAAATATAAAACTCCCGATCCCTTAGCGCATTTCTTTAAAAAGAATGCATTGGAAGTAAAAACATCTCAATTACTCGATTTGATACTTCCTGAGTATTCCCTCTCGCAACGGGTGTCCGCTATGGGAGGAGGTTCTGGTTTTGACGATATTGGAAAAAACTTGAACCCTTTCAAAAGAAAACAACACAAACCCGTAGTCTATTGGTCTGGCATTGTGTCTTCCGATCAAAATGAACGCAGCTTAGAATACACCGTCCCTGATTATTTTAATGGCACCTTACGTGTAATGGCCGTTGCCGTTTCTGCCAATGCAATTGGAACAGCAGAAGAAAAAGCAATTGTTAAAAACCCATTTGTAATCAGTCCAAATGTTCCTGTATTTGCAACCCCAGGAGATGCGTTTCAGGTCACGGTGACGGTCACCAATACTGTGTCAGAATCGGGAGAAAATTTACCTATAAATTTAGCGGTTTTAGCCTCTCCAC from Formosa sp. Hel1_33_131 includes these protein-coding regions:
- a CDS encoding alpha-2-macroglobulin family protein, translating into MKKIGEFLKSKPSKITGISIGILILIIGVNFILKSCGSNEKKINFTVSVPAAPNLEKQENVPPLYIKFNGSVSKIEDVQKEIATGLLIQPKIKGIWSWSADNEISFHPVEQWAPGTEYEIEMDRELFSKHIKLETYNAVFETSPFTLWIASSQFHIDVLDENIKQVIATVNFSHPIDPNEFESRVSLKPYKLDTEIQTFKNKDYKFSITYDDFYSTAYVLSEPLPIPEDDVQMELTIEKGTKSSWKGNRKLSEVSTKVIIPGMLNFVRIESIQQTIVKNKEYESEQFLVIDTKGKIRASDLLKNAELLVLPMDLPALPGQERIENHHWYDVKKIGPEVRKLSISVQLTAMESEHEFENINSFKMNVPPLRYVYLKIKKGTPFYGKYFLSKDYEVIFRVRPFQEELEIMHDGIILSSTGEKKISIMSQGIKHVRFQIGRVLPDQINHLITQSNGNLTNLNFRNWLFSEDNIVENHIEYKNLETLDPGESNFFSFDFTKYLKKGTTGKSRNGVFFFKAMSEKTYTNQEGSVTDKRLIIVSDLGILVKESANQHRDLFIQSIKTGLPVANAKVQVLGKNGIPILSSYSDTSGHVAFPSLDSFKDEKQPTAFVVTKGEDLSFLPVEASGRWLNYSKFDIGGVYGSSDPAKLNAYLFSERGIYRPGDEFNIAMITKSGDWRSNLEGAPVEASIIDPRGLEIYKKRFKLNNSGFEEIKYITENSSPTGTYQINLYTVKNKRRYRSIGSTTVSVEEFLPDRLSISTVFPGIGDKAWVSPEWIKGQVSLRNLFGSPASGNKVSSRITFSPGRMRFPKFRNYRFYDPLSSRVSYSENLPEQLTDADGKAVFDLKLDRFDASTYNLTFIADGFEKEGGRSVTSVSNVLVSPLEYLIGTKTNGDLSYIYKDSERAVQVIAVNSSLKKTTVSDLQFIVNRIDQISVLTKKPNGIYAYKSVSKKIPLSDVQKNLPTSGLNFNLPTSEPGKYELIIKNKEGVQFSHLNFSVVGMGNLSRSLDKTAELEIKLNKTDFDSGEEIEIYVKAPYKGAGIITIEKDKVYASKWFVSETNSFLTKIKIPKELEGNGYINVSFVRAADSKNIYITPLSYGIAPFEISKKKRINPITLDIPSKAKSGEVFRIKYKTEKPTKIVVFAVDEGILQVAKYKTPDPLAHFFKKNALEVKTSQLLDLILPEYSLSQRVSAMGGGSGFDDIGKNLNPFKRKQHKPVVYWSGIVSSDQNERSLEYTVPDYFNGTLRVMAVAVSANAIGTAEEKAIVKNPFVISPNVPVFATPGDAFQVTVTVTNTVSESGENLPINLAVLASPHLKVEPANMNLKISQNQDTTVTFKVHVNKLLGAASLTFKATSKKSETKLASYLSVRPAISYQTTVKTGTVRNEKIEVETPRKMYEDYRILNTSVSFLPQGLSKGLIQYLDKFPYGCTEQIVSQGFPYLLLKDATGFEIDEDELLNKISYTLKILQARQNGEGKFGIWAANSHTSDFITVYAAHFITQCKQSGYNVSDNLYNRTLEALRRIAKRSDLSSAHEFRVQAYAIYILTLNEIITTNYITSLRNKLEVKFEDWKQDLTAGYIAGAYFLMQQEKQGKRLLNKVVKANFKKQNHSWNFYDNLMHNAQLLYLLASHQTDALENVSESIIQEMVKDLESGNYNTLNSSYSIMALNAFSKATKEPAVGNISIYEISGNEQEKVLLLPTGKFPVNKFSDKTEKLVFDVEEDRTAYYQVIQAGYELEAPKTSASNSIEVSRTFTDLKGNIIQKAALGEEIEVHLKFRSLNDKRLSDIAFVDLLPAGLEVSSTLVRNNNSGTWTPDYVDVREDRVIFYGNVNPNIQEFVYKVRAINKGTFITPPFYGESMYDLSIFGYAPNENFVVE